A window from Peptostreptococcaceae bacterium encodes these proteins:
- a CDS encoding FtsX-like permease family protein: MKKFNLRLFRHIWEAKGQFIAVSMVVAVGIMTYVAISLAVLDLQVGVEQYYKMNNFQDVSVELTKINEAGLERIRRMPRVEAVQGRVFYRTPLKVEDKDEKVNVGISSIPEAENRINDLYILDGGWIQDERRDVLVLEQFAEARGIKVGDVVHPQIGGKEYELDVRGIVGSPEYIYLMEDEQNLLPQPSKYGIFYVSEEFAQQAFGYSKSYNEVLIKLKNPEEDGIFKDELEKVLERYGVRRIVRREDHVSNRVVSEEIRGARQMAKAIPLVFLGVAAAIIAIMISRMVKNDRTSIGVLKAIGYSNRDILLHYTEHAFIIGAIGSIIGVLAGYLFSGPMANMYQEYYRIPFKVRIFSWTYLGMGFVLSAIYCIGAGLWGARSVLKIAPAESMRPEPPKKIGKTYIQRVTFIWKHISFSWKVVWRNVFRSRKRFVFLSVGIAVTFAVALMPAHMLNVFEAMFYDQYGEFMRMDYEIAYTQPLSERSVMEISELVDVSEIEGKIEFPFEIENGWKSKVVSVIGLKPDTVFYHLTDSDGGELSLSPNGILVSEPMAYILDLEKGDFVNVKNFIPFKDDVRLRVDGVVKQKLGLNAYMDIGFMQKYLMDDEMITGVMLNSTDKVKEKMEDVTNISSVNSIVDLRNIFKDFTKLTYASLSVYAFFAGILGFAIVYNSTMMSISERRLEFSSLRIMGFSKKEINRIVLKENLIMTAFGIVLGIPLGRWLMRLMETSFQTEFYSMTAPIEMNSYIYAAVLTVFYVLIAQYFSSLKIKKLDFIEALKNRIT; the protein is encoded by the coding sequence ATGAAAAAATTCAATCTGCGTTTGTTTCGCCATATTTGGGAAGCCAAGGGGCAGTTCATTGCCGTATCGATGGTGGTGGCAGTCGGCATAATGACTTACGTGGCCATTTCACTGGCAGTGTTGGATTTGCAGGTTGGCGTGGAACAGTACTATAAAATGAATAATTTCCAGGACGTGAGCGTTGAGCTCACGAAGATAAACGAAGCGGGACTCGAGCGCATTCGCCGCATGCCGAGGGTGGAAGCCGTGCAGGGCAGGGTCTTTTACAGAACGCCGCTTAAGGTTGAAGACAAAGATGAAAAGGTCAACGTGGGCATTTCATCCATACCGGAGGCTGAAAACAGAATCAACGACCTGTACATTCTTGACGGTGGATGGATTCAGGACGAGCGCAGGGATGTGTTGGTCCTGGAACAATTTGCCGAGGCGAGGGGCATAAAGGTAGGAGATGTCGTACATCCTCAAATAGGAGGAAAGGAATACGAACTCGATGTTAGGGGCATTGTAGGCAGCCCTGAATATATATATCTTATGGAGGACGAGCAAAATCTGCTCCCACAGCCTTCAAAATACGGCATTTTCTATGTATCTGAGGAATTCGCTCAGCAGGCGTTCGGGTATTCGAAGTCATATAACGAAGTGCTTATCAAACTGAAGAATCCGGAAGAGGACGGCATATTCAAGGACGAGCTTGAAAAGGTGCTTGAAAGATACGGAGTCCGCCGTATAGTGAGACGGGAAGACCATGTGAGCAACCGGGTAGTCTCAGAGGAAATTAGGGGCGCAAGGCAGATGGCCAAAGCAATACCGTTGGTTTTTCTCGGTGTCGCCGCAGCCATAATAGCCATAATGATTTCACGTATGGTCAAGAACGATAGAACATCGATAGGAGTTTTGAAGGCGATAGGTTATTCCAACAGAGATATTCTGCTGCATTATACTGAGCACGCCTTCATAATAGGAGCGATAGGATCTATCATAGGAGTATTAGCTGGCTATCTTTTTTCGGGACCAATGGCTAATATGTATCAGGAATACTACAGAATACCGTTCAAGGTGCGAATTTTCTCATGGACGTATCTTGGAATGGGATTTGTTTTAAGCGCCATTTATTGCATAGGGGCAGGATTGTGGGGCGCGCGGAGCGTTCTCAAGATAGCTCCTGCGGAATCCATGAGGCCGGAACCACCAAAAAAAATCGGTAAGACTTACATACAAAGAGTCACTTTTATTTGGAAACACATTAGTTTCAGCTGGAAGGTCGTATGGAGGAATGTATTCAGGAGCAGGAAGAGATTTGTTTTTCTATCGGTGGGCATAGCCGTCACTTTTGCTGTGGCTCTCATGCCGGCCCACATGCTTAATGTGTTTGAAGCCATGTTTTACGATCAATACGGAGAGTTCATGCGCATGGATTACGAGATAGCGTATACGCAGCCTCTGTCCGAGCGTTCGGTAATGGAAATAAGCGAACTGGTTGATGTTTCGGAAATTGAAGGCAAGATAGAATTTCCATTCGAGATTGAAAACGGATGGAAAAGCAAGGTAGTAAGTGTCATAGGCCTGAAACCGGACACGGTTTTCTATCACCTGACAGATTCCGACGGCGGCGAGCTTTCACTGTCCCCGAACGGCATCCTCGTAAGCGAGCCCATGGCCTATATACTTGATTTGGAGAAGGGCGACTTTGTCAATGTGAAAAATTTCATACCGTTTAAGGATGATGTGAGACTTAGAGTGGACGGGGTAGTAAAGCAGAAACTGGGGCTTAATGCGTACATGGACATAGGCTTCATGCAAAAGTATCTTATGGACGACGAGATGATTACCGGAGTTATGCTGAATTCTACCGACAAGGTGAAGGAAAAAATGGAGGATGTGACGAACATATCCTCAGTAAACTCCATTGTGGACCTTAGGAATATCTTTAAAGATTTTACAAAGCTGACTTACGCAAGTCTTTCGGTATATGCATTCTTTGCAGGCATACTTGGGTTTGCGATAGTCTACAACTCTACAATGATGAGCATAAGCGAGCGTAGGCTTGAATTCTCTTCACTTCGAATCATGGGATTTTCAAAAAAAGAGATTAATAGGATTGTTCTTAAGGAGAATCTCATCATGACGGCCTTTGGCATTGTTCTCGGGATTCCATTGGGACGATGGCTTATGAGGCTTATGGAAACATCGTTTCAAACGGAATTTTATTCGATGACGGCGCCGATTGAAATGAATTCATATATATATGCGGCTGTTTTGACAGTGTTTTATGTATTGATTGCTCAATATTTTAGCTCGCTCAAGATTAAAAAACTCGATTTTATAGAAGCGCTCAAGAATAGAATAACTTAG
- a CDS encoding efflux RND transporter periplasmic adaptor subunit, protein MKIALHKKLTEKFKSNNNQKKKKTKKWVMIAIVLIAVSAGGFFYMSSQNKGLPVEVHAAKKGSVLEYVEETAYAKSENEHVVYSDVSGVVKEVNVREGDSIKAGDVLATIEGDDIELQIKSLSSQLSGANASATYSYVEAARLARDEASRTLDNMKKLFEEGAISQDDYLKAQTAYNVAQQSYRQFLSQYNSARAQSQTIGYEIDLLENSRDKLAITSKEDTLVTRMYVKEGEYVTPGMPLFEMGSMEELFLEADILVSDVGDVKIGQTVLIENEDIGLEEIKGVVERISPKAFSKVSELGIEQKRVKIEMVSEALADRIRLGYEVDVKIITRQMDDILRVPDNAVFKIGDEPHVFVVEGGKTVLKPIKVIFEGNDYFAIENGVVEGDVVVLSPGNELEEGIKVSVPDNK, encoded by the coding sequence ATGAAAATCGCATTGCATAAAAAATTGACAGAAAAGTTTAAAAGCAATAACAATCAAAAGAAGAAAAAAACGAAGAAATGGGTAATGATAGCAATTGTTTTGATAGCAGTCTCAGCCGGAGGGTTTTTCTATATGTCTTCGCAAAACAAAGGCCTGCCTGTGGAGGTTCACGCCGCTAAAAAGGGATCGGTTCTGGAGTACGTCGAAGAGACGGCATACGCAAAATCCGAGAATGAGCATGTTGTTTACTCGGACGTCAGCGGAGTCGTTAAAGAGGTTAATGTAAGAGAGGGCGACTCAATAAAAGCGGGGGATGTGCTTGCTACAATAGAAGGGGACGATATCGAGCTGCAAATCAAGAGTCTTTCGTCCCAACTCAGCGGGGCCAATGCTTCTGCTACATATTCATACGTTGAAGCGGCACGGCTTGCAAGGGACGAGGCTTCGCGCACTTTGGACAATATGAAGAAATTGTTTGAAGAGGGAGCAATCAGCCAGGATGATTATTTGAAGGCTCAGACAGCGTATAATGTGGCGCAGCAAAGCTATAGGCAGTTCCTCAGCCAGTATAACAGCGCGAGGGCTCAGAGCCAGACGATAGGATATGAAATCGATTTACTGGAAAACAGCCGCGACAAGTTGGCTATTACATCAAAAGAGGATACATTGGTAACTCGTATGTATGTCAAGGAAGGGGAATATGTTACTCCGGGAATGCCGCTTTTCGAAATGGGGAGCATGGAAGAACTCTTCCTTGAGGCTGACATACTCGTGAGTGATGTCGGCGATGTGAAAATAGGCCAGACTGTTTTAATCGAAAACGAGGACATCGGGCTTGAGGAGATAAAGGGCGTGGTGGAAAGAATATCGCCCAAGGCTTTCAGCAAGGTGTCGGAGCTTGGAATAGAACAAAAGAGGGTCAAGATCGAGATGGTTTCGGAAGCCCTTGCTGACAGAATTCGCCTCGGATATGAAGTCGATGTAAAAATAATAACCAGGCAGATGGACGACATTCTAAGAGTTCCCGACAATGCAGTTTTCAAAATTGGAGATGAGCCTCATGTTTTTGTGGTCGAAGGCGGAAAGACGGTCCTAAAGCCTATAAAGGTTATTTTTGAAGGCAACGATTATTTTGCCATAGAAAACGGCGTAGTGGAAGGCGATGTGGTTGTTCTTTCCCCGGGGAACGAGTTGGAGGAAGGAATCAAGGTTTCCGTTCCGGATAATAAATAA
- a CDS encoding mechanosensitive ion channel, with product MSYETLTAIRIYLGALGMKILGALVVWFVGAFVIKLIMGLIVKALEKSKADETLFKFTKSFIRMAFKVILVVTVVTILGVPMTSFIAILGAAGLAIGLALQGSLSNFAGGVLILVFRPFNVGDYIDAVGYNGTVREIQILYTILVTPENKTIIIPNGSLSNNSVVNYSLNETRRVDITFGVGFGSDITEVKKVIGEVVEAHDLILKNPEPFVRLSEHGDSSINFVVRVWVEKEDYWTVFFDMQEQVKEAFDSNGIEIPYPHMDVNVIGK from the coding sequence ATGAGTTATGAAACTTTGACAGCAATTAGAATTTACTTAGGTGCATTGGGGATGAAAATTTTAGGGGCATTGGTTGTTTGGTTTGTTGGGGCATTTGTGATAAAGCTGATAATGGGATTGATTGTTAAGGCTTTGGAAAAAAGCAAAGCCGATGAAACTTTATTTAAATTTACGAAATCATTTATTCGAATGGCTTTTAAAGTCATTTTGGTCGTTACAGTAGTTACCATACTAGGTGTACCCATGACAAGTTTCATTGCCATATTAGGGGCCGCAGGTTTGGCTATTGGCTTGGCTTTACAGGGCAGCTTGTCTAATTTTGCAGGAGGAGTTTTGATTCTCGTATTTAGACCATTTAACGTAGGGGACTACATCGATGCGGTTGGCTATAACGGAACTGTACGTGAAATACAGATTTTATACACGATACTCGTGACACCTGAAAATAAGACTATTATTATTCCAAATGGCAGTTTATCTAATAATAGCGTGGTCAATTATTCTCTAAATGAGACTCGACGAGTCGATATAACATTTGGAGTGGGTTTCGGGTCAGATATAACTGAGGTGAAAAAGGTTATTGGAGAGGTTGTTGAAGCTCATGATTTGATCTTAAAAAATCCGGAGCCTTTTGTGAGGCTTTCCGAGCACGGAGACAGTTCGATTAATTTCGTTGTTAGGGTATGGGTCGAAAAGGAAGACTATTGGACAGTTTTCTTTGACATGCAGGAGCAAGTTAAGGAAGCGTTCGACAGCAATGGAATAGAGATTCCATATCCGCACATGGATGTGAATGTGATTGGGAAATAA